ACTTTTGTTCTCTTAGGCAGACCTATAGATACAAGGGCCCATTTGGGATCAGCCCCCATAGCGGCGATGTCGGACAGATTTACCGCGAGCGACTTCCAGCCCAGATCAAAATAAGAATAGTAGGAAAGATCAAAGTGGACCTTTTCCACAAGCGTATCTGCAGCGGCCACAAGAAGTTTGCCTTCTGACAGCTTAAGGACGGCGGCATCATCGCCTATTCCGGCAAGAACTCCTTCCCTGCATTGTTTTCCATGAATTTGACCCCTAATCGCTGCTATAAGTCCAAATTCACCGAGTTTTAATAGTTCCATTGACAAAAGAATTATATCCGAAATCTATTCTAAAATCTATCGATGATTTTATAGAACTTCTCAAGATCATATAGGGATTGAAAGAGTGAAATATGAGAGTCAAATGGGACCCTGGCTGGAATAAGTTCGGGATAGACAAAGCGTTGGGCGGAAAGTTCGCCGGAAAAGTTGACCTGCATATCCATTCGAGTTTTTCCGGGGATGCCAGCAGATATGCAACGCCTGCAATGATCTGCCGTACCGCAGGATATTACGGGTTTTCCGCCATATCGATCACAGACCACTCTTCTGTATCATGTATTCCCAGACTCTTACAAGAAGCCAAAAGGCACTCTGTTGCTGTTATAACAGGCATAGAGCTCACCTGTACAGCAAATCCCATCGGCAGGATAGATATTCTGGGCTATGGTTTAGACCATGAAGACCCTTACTTAAGAGAAATGCTGCTGACAACAAGAGAAGACCTGCTGAACAGGACCTGCCATTTGGCTCAACGCATCAACAAAACACTTCGAGAGACAGCGGTAACTCCAGATGACCTTGCTAAAATAGAGGCTTTATCAGAAAATGGAGTTTGCGCCGGGCAAGAAGGCGTCCTGGCCAAGCTTCTCCACTCCAGAGGGTACTTCCCATGCAGCGACGCTGACAGACCTTACACAAGAGCGCTTGAATTCACGGAGCTTATTGGATCAGAGATGCCGATCAGACTAGCACCCGCTGAAGTATCAATTAACATACTAAAAAGTGCCGGAGGCCTTGTATTCTGGGCACACCCCTACAGAAGCTCAGAAAAAGCCGGGATCGGAAAGGATGGCAGCATAAAACAGGCTATTCAACAAGTATTGAGCAATAGCGCATATGAATTTGACGGGATAGAAGCCGTTCATAAAAACCACAGTCCGGAAGTGGCCGCTTATCTCTTTAAGCTGGCAACTGATCTTGGCCTGTTGTTTAGCGGAGGCTCAGATACTCACTGGAACAATCTAAAGAATGTGCTCGGATTGCTACCGGAAACAGCATTGTCTTTTCAACCCTGGATGGATGAACTGGTAAGGAGGTAATATCATGCCAAATTTTAATGTTTTAAGCGATGTGATGCGGAACCCGAGGAGAATGCTTAATCACTCTGGTTTACTAAGGACAAAAATCGAGATCGGGAAACGCCTGGACATTTTTACCATGCCGGGAACTGTCCCCTCCGCTTCCACAATGAAAAACCTGGACAGGCTGCATCTATTAAAAATCGGACAGGCAGAAGCGCTTGATACTTTGTCTTTTTTGGCAAGCAGAGCATCCCCTGCCTTGTCCCAGAAAGAGGCTATCTCTCTAATGGTCACAGCCTATTCCTGCGGGCTCGTTGAGCTTCACTTAACCGACAGGTGTAACTGTAGATGTCCCGGCTGTTATTACGGCAATTTCAAATCTGATGTATTCCCCTTCGACGGTCTTGACCATGTCGGGGAAATGCAGCCAAAAGCTATCACTCTAGTTGGAGGAGGAGAACCTACAGTATACAGATCAGATGAAAAAACGCTGGCCGATGCCATGACCAGATTAAGCGGTTTGTCGCCGGGAGTCCAGTTTGGCTTGATCACAAATGGAGTCGCGCTTCCCCCACAAGAAGAGCAGGTTCTGGGCCAGCTCACATGGACTCGTCTATCAATTGATGCATCCACCCAAGGAACATACGAAAGGATCAAAGGAGCAGGAAGGCATTCGCTTGACGCCACACTCAATAACCTCCGTTCATATTTGGACAGCCCCATCCCTTATGTTGGAGCGGGCTTTCTTTTTTCTTCACTGAACATTTCGGAAGCAGTGGATTTTTTGAAACTTATTTACGGGATCGTTATCGAGAAACCTGGGCGAATAGATAAGACAAACGTGCAATACAGGGCTATGCGTCCTTCCACACAGGATTTTGAGGCCATCAGCGCTGGAACAGCTTTTTTTGAGTACGCAATAACAGAGGACCAATTGGCGGCCGCTAAGGAACAATACAGTGAACTGATGTCCAATTCATCTCCTTCTTTCAGGGAGTTTGCCGAAACGAACTCAAATTTTGGCTCAGTCCTGAAAGGAAATACAACATATACCGGCGCAGATTTTGATTTTTGCGCATTCCCTCTTTTGTACAGATTGGTCCGCCCCTCCGGATTAATATATCCCTGCTTTGTCAGCATAGACCTCGACAGACAGGAAAATATAATGGGCAATATCCTTACAGATGACGATTATCGAATTACGGTCGGGTTGCTTTCTTATCTATATGCAAGCAAAATAATCAGCTATTGTTCCAAGGACGGCTGCCGGCTTTCGAGAAACTGCCACATTGCGGATGACGCAGTTAGAACAGGGAACTTCGAAAGGCCTGAAGGCCCGGCAAGAGAAAGCTACTTTTTTTGATGATAAAACCTGCTTACGAACAAGCAAAACTGGAGATAAGGGACCGTATCTATCCCCCGGGACGGGCAGGGCTCGAAAAAGCCCGCCGATATTCGCTGCTTGACCAAAAAGCGTTGCTGGCTATTAGGCCTTTGCATCTACGGCCTGACACGCTGATCCTTATTAGCGGCAGCACTTTTAGAGAGGAAGCCTCCTTCCGCTCCGACATAGATATGGCCGTCGCATCGGTTCGTATCGCCGACCCCGGGGTCCAGCCTTACATAACCGAAATTGAAGAGGTCACGGGCAGAACTGTGCAATGCAGCTCAGGAACTATCGAGGAGATCAGACATAATTTTCTTAATAACGCGTGGGAAAGACTGATCCTTATAGATTCTGCCCCCCTGGGTATTTCCGGAACAACTGTCGGTTCACTCGGGCTGTCCCGGCTTCCGGAAGCAGGAATTAAGCAATATGAGAGCGCCTTGTTCTTTGTCCTAAGAAACCTAGTTTTTGAAAGGCCGCTGCCAGGACCTCGCGAAAAGATCGACATGAAACACGGGCCAGGCGCTCTAAAGTATTTCTCGCTTTTTAGAACCGCCATGAGATTGCTGTCCATCTGCCCGGAACCGGAGCTGTCAGATCATTTTAGTGAATATCTCGATGTCTTACTTGGCATAAAAGACGATGCGCACTTTTTTTACGGGGAAGAGACCAATCTGATCGGACATGATCTTAAGGCAAGTCCTGCAAGCGCTGCATATATCCAAAGGTACGGAGGCTTAAGAGAAACAACCGAGCATTTCTTCAAAAGGACGGTGGAGCTGTTCCATTCAAAATTGTCGGCAATGCTGGTGTCCGCAGCAAAAGGAATACCGGAACTTACAGGGCATGACCCAATAATGCTTCTTGAAGACGCGTCCGGTCCGGGGGACAGAAGCCCTCAGGAAGGGGATCCTGAATTTGTGCTTAGTTTTTACTCTGCCCTGTCAGCGGACAAAGACGCTCTTGGCCGTGTTTTTAACATTGCAAGTCCCGCCTATTGGACAACTTTTTTCTTTCTCGGCGAGAATCCAAACACCCCAAAAATAGTTCTTGACAGCCTTGTTAAGATGGGCGGGTATCTTAACCGCGATATCCGGCTTAGGGCAGTTAGAAACCCGGGAGCGGACAACTCGATCTGGGAACAATTGGTCAATGACCCGCATCCTCCGGTCGCTAGAGTATGCAGGGACAGATTACAGCAATAATTTGCTTCACCATATAACCCTATATTTCAATAAAATAGTAGTTCTCCCGTGAAATCACAGGCCTTCTTTGCCGATAAATCGTTGTACGGCGTTCGCTGCCGGGAAAGAGATTAGAACACACATGACAAGAGTACTTTTTGTTTGCGCCGAAAGCCCCCTGTACAAGACCGGGGGAATGGGCATTGCCGCTGGGGAACTTGCTTTTTCACTAAAGAACAGGGGCCATGATGTAAGGTTTTGCACGCCATATTACAGCAAGATAGCCCAGAAGTCTGCTCTTAACATAGAACGCAATGCTAGGTTCTCTGTTGATGCGCCGATATTCGGCATCAATAGATGGGCAGATGTTATAGAACATACCGATACTTCGGGCCTTGACTTCTACTTTATAGACTACAACAGTTACTTCGGCAGGCCGGGGGTGTACGGCGACGGGCATCAGGACTATTTTAACAACATGGAAAGGTTCGGCTTCTTTTGCAAAGCCGCTCTGGAGATCCCCAGGAAAGTGGACTGGCATCCGGACATCATCCACTGTCACGACTGGTCTTCTGCTCTGCTTCCCGTTATGCTAAAAACCGCTTTTTCGCATTATCCCGATTACGGCTCGATAAAAACGGTCTTGACCATGCACAACGCCAGCATGCACGGCCCTGAGGAAGACCCCGAGATCCTCCGGACCCTTGGACTGCCCGAATGGCTGTTCGACCAAAGCAGGCCCGGTGAAGGACTGGAATATTTTCAGCGTGTTAATGCTCTTGTCGGAGGACTGCGTTTTGCGGACGGAGTAAGCACCGTAAGCCCCAATTATGCAAGCGAAATAGTTTCTGATTATCCTGACCCCAACCTTCCGAACAGGGAAGCGTTCCAAATGTTCCTTATGGCTATTTCCCGAACAAAGCCTTTTGCCGGCATCCTTAACGGCCATGATTACGAGAACAAATCGCTTTTGACCAATCCGCATCTGTCTTCTTATGTAGAATCCGACGGAGACCCTTCGGACTTAACGGTCCACTTACGAAGCAAGCATTTAGCAAAGGAAATAGCTCTTAAGGAGTTCGGGCTCGACAGAGATCCCGGCAGGCCGCTGATAGGGGTCATAGGCAGGATAGACCCGTCCCAAAAAGGTTTTGACCTGGTTGCGGATGCACTTTCGGAACTGGCGGGCAACGGGATGAGTTTTGTGCTTACCGGCACAGGGGACAAAGCTCTCGAGCAAAAGTTTTCTCGTCTGCAGGGATCATTTCCAAAGTCCTTTCATTTTGTGAACCGGTTCGACTACAGGGCAACCAGCTTAATATTGGGAGGATCTGACTTCATATATGTTCCTTCAAGATGGGAGCCCTGCGGGCTTGTCCAGATGGAAGCCCTTGCCCATCTTGCCATACCGATAGTTCGCCAGACGGGCGGGCTGGCAGATACCATCATCGACATAGACACAGACGACCAAAGAGGTAATGGCTTTACATTTGCTGACTACAGCCCGCAGGCCCTGATCGATGCAACTATGAGAGCCGTAGCAGCTTACAGAGATCCCGAGCGCAGGACAGAACTGCTTCAAAGGGCGCTAAACACACGGTTTTTGTGGGACGATTCCGCAAGGCAGTACGAGGATTTATATCAGGAAGTGCTGAGATAATGACCCTCACCGCATTTGATTCCCTATATCCTATAGCTGTGCCCCTCTCCCAGAGGGAGAGGAATCCTGGCTTAGCAGCTCGATCTTTTTTTGAAGTCTATTGTGAAATATTTTTCTGTATCTGCTGACTTCATTATTTCGCATTCGAACAACACGATAACCTTTGGACCTTAAGATAGACTGTCTTTCGAGATCATATTCTTTTCTATTGTCATGAAATGAACCATCCAGCTCAAGAATCAGTTTTATTTCTTTGCATAAGAAGTCCGGGATAAAACCTTCTGCAACATGCTGCCTTCGAAATTTTAAGCCGTTAAATCTTCTGTTTTTTAGATGGGACCATGCTATTCTTTCCGCAATCGTCTCGGCTTTCCTTAAATATCTTGCGAATTTCTTTTTGATTTCCTTCATCGGTTATAATACCCTTCGCCTCACTTGGATCGGTAGTATATACAATTTATCTCCTTTCCCATAGGGAGAGGGACTTAGGCCCATCCGCCAGAACCCCTCTCCTTTTAGGAGAGGCAATGTTAAAAAAGATAATCAATAGAACAAAAGCGGTGAGGTCCAAACGCTAACCCCTGACTGCCCTGTCCATCACATCCATAGCGCAGTATTTTCCGCACATGGTACAAACCTTCTTCCTGTTATGGGGGGAGCGTGAAGTATACATCTCTTTGAACTTCTTTGGATCGATAGAAAGCGCCATTTGCTTTTTCCAGTCCAATTTCTTCCTTGCCTTTGACATTTCCATGTCCCGGTCAGCGGTCCCCGGCACCCTTTTAGCAATGTCACCAATATGCGCCGCTATTCTTGATACTATGATACCTTCTCTTACATCCTCGACGGTAGGCAGCCCCAGATGTTCGGCAGGTGTAACATAGCATAAAAAATCAGCGCCGGCTGCGGCAGCAAGGGCCCCTCCGATAGCCGAAGTAATGTGGTCATAGCCTGCGGCAATATCAGTGGGAAGAGGCCCCAGCACATAAAAGGGCGCCCCTCCGCAGATCTTTTTCTCCATTTCCATCTGCTCAACTATTTGGTTTATGGGAACATGCCCGGGCCCCTCTATGATCACCTGCACGCCTTTTTGCCTGGCCCTTTCCGCAAGGCGCCCCAGGACTCTCAACTCTCCCATCTGCGCCGCATCTCCGGCATCATGCAGCGAACCCGGGCGGAGTCCGTCACCCAGGCTTAAAACCACCTTATACTTCTTTAATATGGAAAGCAAACGGTCATACTGTTCAAAAAGAGGGTTCTCTTTTTTATGATACTGCATCCAGGCAAACAAGAACGCCCCTCCCCTGCTAACAATGCCGGTAACTCTTTTTTTCTTTTTTACTATCTCCGCGATCTTTCTGTTGACCCCGCAATGTACAGTGACAAAGTCGACGCCGTCAGAGGCATGTTTTTCTACCGCCTCAAATATGTGCTCAGCCGTAAGGTCTTTGACCGAGCCGGCCTCCACCATTGCCTGATAGATAGGGACCGTTCCGACTATAAGAGGGGAATTTTTGATTATCGAAGATCTTATCCTGTCCAGATCTCCGGCGGTGCTGAGGTCCATAACGGCATCCGCTTTTGCCTCAACGCAGACATCCAGTTTTTTGAGCTCTTTGTCAAGCGAATTAAAACCCTGTGAGGTGCCTATATTGGCATTAACCTTTGTACTCTGCCCCCTGCCGATCTTTACGGGTTTGCAGCCTTTGTGCCGGGGATTAAGGCACACCACCACGCCTGCGTCTTTTTTCATTTGTGCTTGCGCGCCTGCCTGATGGCCATGGCAACCGCCCGCTCCGGGGTCTTCACATATAAGATAGGAGCTTTCCTGTGGCCTTTTTTTTCGAACAGCCAGGTGTTAAGTCCAATGACCGGGATCTCATATCCCAGGGCAAAGCCTATTTCGCAAAGGGTGCCGTAGCTTCCTCCTATTGCAATGACCGCGTGGCCGCATTTTACCACGTACTTGTTCCTTGCGTATCCTACCCCGGTCGGGATAGGTATATCGACATATTTATTGGCATGAGACCTTTTGCTTCCTGGAAGTATCCCTATGGTAAGGCCTCCGCCCCTTTTTGCGCCTTTGCAGACGGCCTCCATCACCCCGGTGGTCCCGCCGCAAAAGACGACGGCCCCGTGCTTGGCAAGAAGCTCCCCCACTTTTTCGGCAGCCTCATAATTCTTTTTTGAAGCCTGGCTCTCGCCGATGACGGAAATAAAGAGTTTTTTGATGCTTTTGCGGGTATGTTTTGCCGTTTCTTTCATAGAGAACTAATTCTACTATGAAAGGTGCTTATTTTCAAATTGGGGAACATATCCCATTCTAACAGTTTTCAAATCGGGAAGGAATTCTATCTGAAAAGGCTTCTTACCGCAGCCCCTGCTGCTCGTTGTAGCAAATTTGGCTTGGGGTTGTACAAAGACGCTTCGGCCAATCCGGAAAAACCTGCACTAGTTGATAGGCGGTTCAAAGCATTCAGGTTCTTGAGCAGCAGAGTCAGATTTAAAGGCACGGACATGCCTTCCCTTTTCAATAAGACCAGCAATTCGGACACTCCCTCAAAGGAAAGGAGCGTTTTTAGTTTTTCAGGAGTCGAGAAGACCCCATTAATTAATCCTTCCAATTCCGTGATCTTTCCGGATAAAGCCGCGTTTTCTTGCAGAGAGACCAGATAGTTCAGCAATATCCTGATCTTGGAATGTGCTATAATCTCAAGATTAGAAGAAACCGGCAAGGAAGTGAACCTTTTTACAAAGTCCCTGTCGTTTCCGTCAAGTTCGAGGTACAAGTTTCTGTCAAGCACTGCCACATTGCCATCCGGCATGACCCTGAAATTGCCCTCGTGTGCATCGGAATGGACCAGTCCCAGTACATCTGTTATCTGTGCC
Above is a window of Candidatus Margulisiibacteriota bacterium DNA encoding:
- a CDS encoding glycogen/starch synthase, with translation MTRVLFVCAESPLYKTGGMGIAAGELAFSLKNRGHDVRFCTPYYSKIAQKSALNIERNARFSVDAPIFGINRWADVIEHTDTSGLDFYFIDYNSYFGRPGVYGDGHQDYFNNMERFGFFCKAALEIPRKVDWHPDIIHCHDWSSALLPVMLKTAFSHYPDYGSIKTVLTMHNASMHGPEEDPEILRTLGLPEWLFDQSRPGEGLEYFQRVNALVGGLRFADGVSTVSPNYASEIVSDYPDPNLPNREAFQMFLMAISRTKPFAGILNGHDYENKSLLTNPHLSSYVESDGDPSDLTVHLRSKHLAKEIALKEFGLDRDPGRPLIGVIGRIDPSQKGFDLVADALSELAGNGMSFVLTGTGDKALEQKFSRLQGSFPKSFHFVNRFDYRATSLILGGSDFIYVPSRWEPCGLVQMEALAHLAIPIVRQTGGLADTIIDIDTDDQRGNGFTFADYSPQALIDATMRAVAAYRDPERRTELLQRALNTRFLWDDSARQYEDLYQEVLR
- a CDS encoding TIGR00725 family protein — encoded protein: MKETAKHTRKSIKKLFISVIGESQASKKNYEAAEKVGELLAKHGAVVFCGGTTGVMEAVCKGAKRGGGLTIGILPGSKRSHANKYVDIPIPTGVGYARNKYVVKCGHAVIAIGGSYGTLCEIGFALGYEIPVIGLNTWLFEKKGHRKAPILYVKTPERAVAMAIRQARKHK
- a CDS encoding radical SAM protein, with product MPNFNVLSDVMRNPRRMLNHSGLLRTKIEIGKRLDIFTMPGTVPSASTMKNLDRLHLLKIGQAEALDTLSFLASRASPALSQKEAISLMVTAYSCGLVELHLTDRCNCRCPGCYYGNFKSDVFPFDGLDHVGEMQPKAITLVGGGEPTVYRSDEKTLADAMTRLSGLSPGVQFGLITNGVALPPQEEQVLGQLTWTRLSIDASTQGTYERIKGAGRHSLDATLNNLRSYLDSPIPYVGAGFLFSSLNISEAVDFLKLIYGIVIEKPGRIDKTNVQYRAMRPSTQDFEAISAGTAFFEYAITEDQLAAAKEQYSELMSNSSPSFREFAETNSNFGSVLKGNTTYTGADFDFCAFPLLYRLVRPSGLIYPCFVSIDLDRQENIMGNILTDDDYRITVGLLSYLYASKIISYCSKDGCRLSRNCHIADDAVRTGNFERPEGPARESYFF
- the thiC gene encoding phosphomethylpyrimidine synthase ThiC translates to MKKDAGVVVCLNPRHKGCKPVKIGRGQSTKVNANIGTSQGFNSLDKELKKLDVCVEAKADAVMDLSTAGDLDRIRSSIIKNSPLIVGTVPIYQAMVEAGSVKDLTAEHIFEAVEKHASDGVDFVTVHCGVNRKIAEIVKKKKRVTGIVSRGGAFLFAWMQYHKKENPLFEQYDRLLSILKKYKVVLSLGDGLRPGSLHDAGDAAQMGELRVLGRLAERARQKGVQVIIEGPGHVPINQIVEQMEMEKKICGGAPFYVLGPLPTDIAAGYDHITSAIGGALAAAAGADFLCYVTPAEHLGLPTVEDVREGIIVSRIAAHIGDIAKRVPGTADRDMEMSKARKKLDWKKQMALSIDPKKFKEMYTSRSPHNRKKVCTMCGKYCAMDVMDRAVRG
- a CDS encoding endonuclease domain-containing protein, which codes for MKEIKKKFARYLRKAETIAERIAWSHLKNRRFNGLKFRRQHVAEGFIPDFLCKEIKLILELDGSFHDNRKEYDLERQSILRSKGYRVVRMRNNEVSRYRKIFHNRLQKKIELLSQDSSPSGRGAQL
- a CDS encoding PHP domain-containing protein, coding for MRVKWDPGWNKFGIDKALGGKFAGKVDLHIHSSFSGDASRYATPAMICRTAGYYGFSAISITDHSSVSCIPRLLQEAKRHSVAVITGIELTCTANPIGRIDILGYGLDHEDPYLREMLLTTREDLLNRTCHLAQRINKTLRETAVTPDDLAKIEALSENGVCAGQEGVLAKLLHSRGYFPCSDADRPYTRALEFTELIGSEMPIRLAPAEVSINILKSAGGLVFWAHPYRSSEKAGIGKDGSIKQAIQQVLSNSAYEFDGIEAVHKNHSPEVAAYLFKLATDLGLLFSGGSDTHWNNLKNVLGLLPETALSFQPWMDELVRR